The Thalassotalea sp. HSM 43 genome window below encodes:
- a CDS encoding sigma-70 family RNA polymerase sigma factor yields MASKQKRYEALVNALHKDLYRYAYWLVHDKQVAEDLVQETFLRAWRALDSLKDEKAAKSWLITILRRENARRFERKQFDMSEYDEAATMDTHILSSEQSQENQWLHQRIASLPEEYREPLVLQIICGYSGEEIAQILELNKNTVMTRLFRARNQLKDAIEQNKHIKGRYNG; encoded by the coding sequence ATGGCTAGTAAACAGAAACGCTATGAAGCGCTAGTAAACGCATTGCATAAGGATTTATATCGCTATGCTTACTGGTTGGTTCATGACAAACAAGTCGCCGAAGACCTTGTTCAGGAAACATTCCTAAGAGCATGGCGAGCCCTTGACTCTTTAAAAGATGAGAAAGCCGCAAAGTCTTGGTTGATCACCATCTTAAGGCGAGAAAATGCCAGACGTTTTGAGCGCAAGCAATTTGATATGAGCGAATATGATGAGGCAGCGACAATGGATACACATATATTGTCGAGCGAACAAAGTCAGGAAAACCAATGGTTGCATCAACGCATTGCCAGCTTACCTGAAGAATATCGAGAGCCTCTGGTATTGCAAATTATCTGTGGCTACAGCGGTGAAGAAATCGCACAAATCCTCGAGTTAAACAAAAACACTGTAATGACGCGACTGTTTCGCGCAAGAAACCAATTAAAAGATGCTATCGAACAAAACAAACACATCAAGGGGCGCTACAATGGATGA
- a CDS encoding DUF3379 family protein, translated as MDELEFRRRLYSDPNSKDNELLNAIEADPSRKKFAKELKSLDDKIDSVLRVDVPEDLADRLILRQSLDSHSQRQRKSRWHLAVAASVAFIVGISVSYMAITPSHSSIADYSLAHYHHEAGNFAHSGDSKYTLTSFNKSVAGLDVSFTDKLGKLVSVDECFFDGMNSVHLVFEGLYDNVTVFIIPKNEHLAQSEQFADQSVKGISRQYSKGGVIIMGDVKEPLEQWQQKIDETIEWSI; from the coding sequence ATGGATGAATTAGAATTCCGTAGAAGGCTGTATAGTGATCCGAACAGCAAAGACAATGAGCTGCTCAACGCTATTGAAGCAGATCCCAGCCGTAAAAAATTCGCCAAAGAGTTAAAATCTCTCGACGATAAAATTGATTCTGTATTGCGGGTTGATGTACCAGAAGATCTGGCGGACAGATTAATACTGCGTCAAAGCCTAGACTCACATAGCCAACGTCAACGTAAATCACGATGGCATTTGGCTGTCGCTGCATCTGTCGCATTTATCGTTGGAATCAGTGTCAGCTATATGGCAATTACCCCATCACACTCGAGCATCGCCGATTACTCATTAGCTCATTATCACCATGAAGCTGGCAACTTTGCTCATAGCGGTGACAGTAAGTACACCCTAACCAGCTTTAACAAGTCGGTCGCAGGCCTTGATGTCAGTTTTACCGACAAGCTAGGTAAACTGGTGTCGGTTGATGAGTGTTTCTTTGATGGCATGAATTCAGTTCATTTGGTGTTTGAGGGCCTTTACGACAATGTGACGGTGTTTATCATTCCTAAAAATGAACACTTAGCCCAAAGCGAACAATTTGCCGATCAAAGCGTTAAAGGTATCAGCCGTCAATACAGTAAAGGCGGTGTTATCATCATGGGTGATGTCAAAGAGCCATTGGAGCAATGGCAACAAAAAATTGACGAAACCATCGAGTGGTCAATCTAA
- the putP gene encoding sodium/proline symporter PutP, which produces MTIETPMMVTFIGYLLTTLLIGYIAYKATTTLSDYILGGRQLGPAVTALSVGASDMSGWLLLGLPGAIYLSGISEVWIGVGLVLGAFFNWILVAPKIRSFTEKANNSHTIPEFFENRFADKSHTLRFISAITILIFFTFYVSSGLVGGAILFEKVFGLDYITALVIGAVVIVSYTFLGGFLAVSWTDFFQGCLMLLALVILPIVALNELGGIEQTTQILQQTNPDYAALFKDFSWLGFFSLMAWGLGYFGQPHILSRFMAIRSVDDIPMSRNIAMVWMIVSLIGALAVGLVGIAYYANAPLENPETIFIFLSKALLNPWVAGIIIAAILSAIMSTIDSQLLVCSSVIVEDFYKNFAKKDVSENELVWISRFSLLAIAILATLVALDPQSSVLGLVSYAWAGFGSAFGPTILLALFWHKYNRFGALASIVTGAVVVIAWSMLKAEYGGIFALYEMIPGFILAGIAGVVTSMATQHLDKESSKIYAQLNSK; this is translated from the coding sequence ATGACAATAGAAACTCCAATGATGGTTACCTTTATTGGTTACCTGCTAACCACATTGCTGATAGGTTATATCGCCTATAAAGCAACCACCACACTAAGCGATTATATTCTTGGTGGTCGTCAACTTGGCCCTGCGGTTACCGCGCTAAGTGTTGGCGCGTCTGACATGAGTGGCTGGTTACTACTTGGTTTGCCTGGTGCAATATACTTATCTGGTATCAGTGAAGTCTGGATCGGTGTCGGTTTGGTGCTCGGTGCGTTCTTTAACTGGATATTGGTCGCGCCAAAGATTCGCTCTTTTACTGAAAAGGCTAATAACTCACATACCATCCCTGAATTCTTTGAAAATCGTTTTGCCGACAAATCCCACACATTACGATTTATATCCGCTATAACCATACTGATTTTCTTCACATTTTATGTGTCATCAGGCTTGGTCGGCGGCGCTATTTTATTTGAAAAAGTATTCGGTTTAGATTACATAACGGCGCTGGTTATCGGCGCGGTTGTGATTGTATCTTATACCTTCCTTGGCGGATTTCTGGCGGTCAGTTGGACCGACTTTTTCCAAGGTTGTTTAATGTTATTGGCATTGGTCATTTTGCCAATCGTTGCCTTAAACGAATTAGGCGGTATTGAACAAACCACACAAATTCTGCAACAAACCAACCCAGATTACGCCGCGCTTTTTAAAGACTTTAGTTGGCTTGGATTCTTCTCGCTAATGGCATGGGGACTTGGCTATTTTGGTCAGCCGCATATCCTGTCGCGTTTCATGGCAATTCGCAGCGTTGATGATATTCCAATGTCACGCAATATTGCTATGGTTTGGATGATTGTATCCTTGATAGGCGCCTTAGCTGTTGGTCTGGTCGGTATTGCCTATTACGCCAATGCGCCGCTTGAAAATCCAGAAACAATCTTTATTTTCCTATCGAAAGCACTGTTGAACCCTTGGGTAGCCGGTATCATTATTGCCGCCATATTGTCAGCCATTATGAGTACCATTGACTCGCAATTATTGGTTTGTTCTAGTGTCATTGTTGAAGATTTTTATAAAAATTTCGCCAAGAAAGACGTCTCAGAAAATGAGTTAGTTTGGATTTCTCGTTTCTCTTTACTTGCTATAGCGATATTAGCGACATTGGTCGCGCTAGACCCGCAAAGCAGTGTCTTGGGACTCGTAAGCTATGCGTGGGCCGGTTTTGGTAGTGCCTTTGGCCCAACCATTTTATTAGCGCTATTTTGGCATAAATATAATCGTTTTGGCGCTTTGGCTTCCATTGTAACGGGTGCTGTCGTGGTCATTGCTTGGTCAATGCTCAAAGCAGAATACGGTGGAATCTTTGCGCTTTATGAGATGATCCCTGGCTTTATCCTAGCTGGCATCGCTGGTGTTGTTACCAGTATGGCAACCCAGCACTTAGATAAAGAAAGCAGCAAGATATATGCGCAGTTAAACAGCAAATAA
- a CDS encoding EAL and HDOD domain-containing protein — protein sequence MPSFAARQAIVDKQQQIIAYELLFRDSMINVYPKVDAHTATQKLLHTALQSSQSKTFTQQKPAFINFTTETLQKGYPFKFDNRHIVVEILETEEPTQQLLSLCQELHQQGYEIALDDFINHQQWHAFFPYISIIKVDFRQTSTTEILQLIEHITNYPNIKLLAEKIENKQEFEHASRLGFEYFQGYFIDQPEVMKSRPHVMDEIGLELDLA from the coding sequence ATGCCAAGCTTTGCAGCTAGACAAGCCATCGTTGATAAACAACAACAGATCATCGCCTACGAACTGCTGTTTCGAGACAGCATGATCAATGTTTACCCTAAGGTAGACGCGCATACGGCAACACAAAAATTGCTACACACCGCATTGCAAAGTTCGCAAAGCAAAACCTTTACTCAACAAAAGCCAGCGTTTATCAATTTCACCACCGAAACACTGCAAAAAGGTTACCCTTTCAAATTTGATAATCGCCATATCGTTGTTGAAATTTTAGAGACCGAAGAGCCAACCCAACAGTTGCTTTCTTTGTGCCAAGAACTGCATCAACAAGGCTATGAAATCGCCTTAGACGACTTTATTAATCACCAACAGTGGCATGCGTTCTTTCCTTATATCAGTATTATCAAAGTGGACTTTAGACAAACATCAACCACCGAAATACTGCAACTGATAGAGCATATTACCAACTACCCGAACATCAAACTACTGGCAGAAAAAATCGAAAACAAACAAGAATTTGAACATGCTAGCCGGTTAGGCTTTGAATACTTTCAAGGCTATTTTATTGATCAGCCCGAAGTGATGAAATCACGTCCACATGTAATGGATGAAATAGGTTTAGAGCTGGATTTGGCCTAG
- the galE gene encoding UDP-glucose 4-epimerase GalE, producing the protein MSLLITGGTGYIGSHTVVELLNAGDDVVIVDNLSNSSTKSLDRVEQITGKRPVFIKADICDKAAMEQVFSEHDISAVIHFAGLKAVGESTQIPLSYYHNNVTGTIVLLEVMKQFSVKNLVFSSSATVYGENNLSPLIETMPTSATNPYGQTKLMIEHILFDLAKSDPQWSIVSLRYFNPIGAHHSGLIGENPNGIPNNLLPFVSQVAVGRLQQLSVFGDDYDTIDGTGVRDYIHVVDLALAHLKAVTSLSKVDGCIAINVGTGNGTSVLQIVNKFKEISGVDVPYQISPRRPGDIATVFAKADLANEFLGWQAERNLDDMIRDTWRWQSQNPNGFE; encoded by the coding sequence ATGAGTTTATTAATAACCGGCGGTACCGGCTATATTGGTAGCCATACCGTGGTTGAATTATTAAATGCTGGCGATGACGTGGTGATCGTCGATAACCTATCCAACTCGTCGACTAAGTCATTGGATAGGGTAGAACAAATCACCGGAAAGCGACCGGTATTTATCAAGGCGGATATCTGCGATAAAGCGGCAATGGAGCAAGTCTTTAGTGAGCATGATATTTCTGCGGTCATTCACTTTGCCGGTTTAAAAGCGGTTGGTGAGTCCACGCAAATACCACTGAGCTATTATCATAACAATGTTACTGGCACCATAGTGTTGCTGGAAGTGATGAAGCAATTTTCAGTGAAAAACCTTGTGTTTAGCTCGTCTGCAACGGTTTACGGTGAAAACAATCTATCGCCATTAATCGAAACTATGCCAACTTCGGCGACCAACCCTTACGGCCAAACCAAGCTAATGATCGAACATATTCTTTTCGATTTGGCGAAAAGTGATCCGCAATGGTCGATTGTCTCACTGCGTTACTTTAATCCAATTGGCGCGCATCATTCGGGCCTTATCGGTGAAAACCCAAATGGTATTCCTAACAATTTACTACCGTTTGTATCGCAAGTGGCGGTTGGTCGATTGCAGCAATTGAGCGTGTTTGGTGATGATTACGACACCATTGATGGCACTGGCGTGCGCGATTATATCCATGTGGTTGATTTGGCACTTGCGCATTTGAAAGCCGTAACGTCATTATCGAAAGTTGATGGCTGTATTGCCATTAATGTTGGCACCGGTAATGGTACCTCGGTGTTGCAAATCGTTAATAAATTTAAAGAGATCAGCGGCGTGGATGTGCCTTATCAAATTAGCCCAAGACGTCCAGGAGATATCGCGACAGTGTTTGCTAAAGCCGATCTTGCCAATGAGTTTTTAGGTTGGCAGGCAGAACGTAACTTGGATGATATGATCCGCGATACTTGGCGTTGGCAATCACAAAATCCAAACGGTTTTGAATAA
- a CDS encoding DHH family phosphoesterase gives MHYDVFNGDADGILALVQLRLAEPKTSTLITGVKRDISLLDKVDVGNASSVTTLDVSMDKNQAGLEKLLSADVPVFYVDHHRASNIPQSTFLKTIINTSADVCTSLLINDYLKGAHHSWAIAAAYGDNLKAVAARHCALKGLSQNEANLLEQLGTYVNYNGYGRTTDDLHFHPADLFERLLGYESPEILFSNKSSLFYDLQAAYVTDMNKANSAQVLFDNDICKVVTLEDAAWSRRVSGVFGNDLANQSPDKAHGVLTQNLDGSYTVSVRAPLNNKQGADEICVQFPTGGGRAAAAGINALPEEQVETFITTLANYYKN, from the coding sequence ATGCATTACGATGTTTTTAACGGCGATGCCGATGGAATTTTGGCTTTGGTTCAACTTCGCTTAGCGGAGCCAAAAACCAGTACCTTGATCACCGGTGTAAAACGAGACATATCGTTACTGGATAAAGTCGACGTTGGTAACGCTAGTTCCGTTACCACATTGGATGTGTCTATGGATAAAAACCAAGCTGGTCTAGAGAAGTTGTTATCCGCAGATGTGCCAGTGTTCTATGTTGATCATCATCGTGCTTCGAATATTCCCCAGTCTACTTTTTTAAAAACCATTATCAATACCTCTGCCGATGTGTGCACGAGTTTGTTGATTAATGATTATCTTAAGGGCGCACATCATAGTTGGGCGATTGCCGCGGCTTACGGCGATAACCTTAAAGCGGTAGCTGCGCGACATTGCGCCTTAAAAGGCCTGTCACAAAACGAAGCGAACTTATTGGAACAGCTTGGCACCTACGTTAATTACAACGGTTATGGCCGTACTACCGATGACTTACACTTTCATCCGGCAGATTTATTTGAGCGTTTGCTTGGCTATGAGTCACCGGAAATCTTATTTAGCAATAAATCATCGTTATTTTACGACTTACAGGCGGCATATGTTACCGATATGAATAAAGCCAATTCAGCGCAAGTATTGTTTGACAATGACATTTGCAAAGTGGTTACTTTGGAAGATGCGGCATGGTCTCGTCGAGTGAGTGGTGTCTTTGGTAATGATTTAGCAAACCAATCACCAGATAAAGCCCATGGCGTGCTAACGCAAAATTTAGATGGCAGTTATACCGTCAGCGTACGAGCGCCGTTAAATAATAAGCAAGGTGCTGATGAAATTTGTGTGCAGTTTCCGACCGGTGGCGGACGTGCAGCAGCAGCAGGGATAAACGCTTTACCTGAAGAGCAAGTCGAAACATTTATTACAACGCTTGCAAATTATTATAAAAATTAA
- a CDS encoding glycosyltransferase family 2 protein, translating to MQSPVVSIIMATYNSSAYVEQTINSIIAQSFSDWELLITDDCSKDNTLEILERIQVSDPRVQYYQNQRNRGAAVSRNRSLNRAQGRYIAFLDSDDLWLPTKLEQHLQYMQQHQAALSFTSYDIIDQYSQSRNKVVDKADLGWIDYHQLLKKKATFGCSTVMVDKQLLGDFRMPLLRTGQDYATWLMLIKRAGKALHFPRVLTRYRITPGSISRNKLKKAKRQWQIYREQEKINLVYSLWCFAFYAFRAVFRK from the coding sequence ATGCAGTCGCCTGTCGTCTCAATCATCATGGCTACTTACAACTCATCGGCCTATGTTGAACAAACAATAAACTCAATTATTGCGCAAAGCTTTAGTGATTGGGAATTATTGATTACCGATGATTGCTCAAAAGATAATACGCTAGAGATCCTTGAACGTATTCAAGTGTCGGACCCACGAGTGCAGTATTATCAAAATCAGCGCAATCGAGGCGCTGCCGTATCGCGTAACAGGTCATTAAACCGAGCCCAAGGGCGCTATATCGCTTTTCTTGATTCCGATGATTTGTGGTTGCCAACAAAGCTTGAGCAACACCTGCAGTATATGCAGCAGCACCAAGCGGCGTTATCTTTTACGTCTTACGATATTATTGACCAATACAGCCAATCACGTAATAAAGTTGTCGATAAAGCCGATTTAGGCTGGATTGATTACCATCAATTACTTAAAAAAAAGGCGACCTTTGGCTGTTCAACCGTCATGGTGGATAAGCAATTACTTGGTGACTTTCGCATGCCTTTACTGCGTACCGGTCAAGATTACGCAACCTGGCTAATGTTGATAAAACGTGCGGGTAAAGCGTTGCATTTTCCCCGAGTCTTGACGCGTTATCGTATAACCCCAGGCTCAATTTCGAGAAATAAACTTAAAAAAGCCAAAAGGCAGTGGCAAATTTACCGAGAACAAGAGAAAATAAACCTTGTATATTCCCTATGGTGCTTTGCTTTTTACGCATTTCGCGCTGTATTTAGAAAATAA
- a CDS encoding glycosyltransferase, with the protein MKITVIVPFYNAAPYLVDFIKAITSQSLAAEHFDVVFVNNNSSDGSEAQLAQLLAVHTQLNARQINYQQRPSSYGARNKGVRESSGDILVFTDIDCLVERNWLQQILEIFSQEQIDVISGFVDLVIDDKNNPWQWYDKTFHMDNQANAAKGHIVTANLAVRRDVFQQIGDFEEVESGGDFDWSQRMNRLGKRFQFKSQVKVSHPTRKSADEIGKKLNRLVRGDAELAVKSPNAAVVKITKAVLRPLKPSFYIKIHGFLSKTNLVGKQRRRFMAQVVWLKLIQLGQFIRFFIRYLRGKG; encoded by the coding sequence ATGAAGATAACTGTCATTGTTCCTTTTTATAACGCCGCACCATATCTCGTCGATTTCATTAAGGCGATAACGTCGCAGTCATTAGCGGCGGAGCATTTTGATGTTGTCTTCGTAAACAATAATTCATCAGACGGTAGCGAGGCGCAATTGGCGCAATTATTGGCTGTTCATACCCAGTTAAACGCCCGTCAAATCAATTATCAACAACGACCGAGTTCATACGGTGCTAGAAATAAAGGGGTTCGAGAATCAAGCGGTGATATCTTAGTATTTACCGATATCGATTGTTTGGTCGAGCGCAACTGGTTGCAACAAATCCTTGAGATATTCAGCCAAGAGCAAATCGATGTGATCTCCGGCTTTGTTGATTTAGTGATTGATGACAAAAACAATCCGTGGCAGTGGTATGACAAAACTTTTCATATGGATAACCAAGCTAACGCCGCCAAGGGCCACATTGTCACAGCTAATTTGGCGGTGCGCCGTGATGTATTTCAACAAATAGGCGACTTTGAGGAAGTAGAATCTGGTGGTGACTTTGATTGGAGTCAGCGCATGAATAGACTCGGTAAAAGGTTTCAGTTTAAATCACAGGTAAAAGTGTCACACCCAACTCGCAAAAGCGCTGATGAGATAGGCAAGAAATTAAATCGCTTAGTTCGTGGTGATGCCGAACTCGCGGTAAAGTCGCCAAACGCTGCTGTTGTAAAAATCACTAAAGCTGTATTGCGACCACTCAAACCGAGCTTTTATATTAAAATTCATGGTTTTTTGAGTAAAACCAATTTAGTCGGTAAACAAAGACGACGATTTATGGCGCAGGTGGTTTGGCTCAAGCTTATCCAGTTAGGGCAATTTATACGGTTTTTTATCAGATACTTAAGAGGTAAAGGCTGA
- a CDS encoding glycosyltransferase: MSKPIKVSMIVWNPFTNDARVLKEAETLVTNGYQVTVFALFKAGVNVEHDVLPSGVIVRRIDGMGLFRRKNKGHAQSLSMKPLAQLSRLAKRVGTIFSMIAAVSRSKPDIIHAHDVNVLVTAYVASKMCAAKLVYDAHEISTDREGYRPFRKVVGCIEKTLTPKVAAMITTTDVRAKFFRLAYKVPRPTVLQNRPTKSFAEPQQSNHIRDTLNLQQSWPIALYQGMLQPGRGLERLVQVAQHIDEVYFVFIGGGRIEDKLKQLVANLGISDRVHFIATVPLADLPLYTASATFGVQPIENTCLNHYSTDSNKLFEYILAGLPVISTGFPEIRKVIEQYQLGLAIKDNPQDLQQAIVQFRDNPELLQHYAANTHAAVEQLCWEEQEHKLLELYQRVQSAV; the protein is encoded by the coding sequence TTGAGTAAACCAATTAAGGTATCGATGATCGTATGGAACCCATTTACCAACGATGCCAGGGTACTAAAAGAAGCGGAAACCTTAGTCACCAATGGTTATCAAGTGACGGTTTTCGCCTTATTTAAAGCCGGCGTCAATGTCGAGCATGACGTATTGCCATCCGGTGTGATTGTGCGCCGTATTGATGGCATGGGGTTATTTCGTCGTAAAAATAAAGGCCATGCACAGTCATTGTCAATGAAGCCATTGGCACAGCTATCTCGCTTGGCTAAGCGCGTCGGAACCATCTTTTCGATGATTGCCGCGGTGAGCCGTTCTAAGCCTGACATTATTCACGCTCATGATGTTAATGTGTTGGTTACGGCGTATGTTGCTAGCAAAATGTGCGCTGCAAAGCTTGTCTATGATGCTCATGAGATCAGTACCGATCGTGAAGGTTATCGCCCGTTTCGCAAAGTCGTTGGTTGCATTGAGAAAACGTTGACACCGAAAGTTGCGGCGATGATCACCACCACAGATGTGCGTGCTAAATTCTTTCGTCTGGCTTACAAAGTTCCACGGCCAACGGTATTACAAAATAGACCGACCAAATCTTTTGCCGAACCGCAGCAATCGAATCACATAAGAGACACCTTAAATTTACAGCAATCTTGGCCTATTGCGCTTTATCAAGGCATGTTGCAACCAGGTCGCGGCCTAGAGCGGCTGGTGCAAGTGGCACAACATATTGATGAGGTTTATTTTGTGTTTATTGGTGGCGGGCGGATAGAAGATAAATTAAAACAGTTGGTTGCCAATCTAGGAATAAGCGATAGGGTACATTTTATCGCAACGGTACCACTCGCGGATTTACCGTTATATACCGCATCGGCTACGTTTGGTGTGCAGCCTATTGAGAATACTTGCCTGAATCATTACTCGACCGACTCTAACAAGCTGTTTGAATATATTTTGGCTGGTTTGCCAGTGATTTCTACCGGCTTTCCTGAAATTCGTAAAGTGATAGAGCAATACCAACTGGGCTTAGCCATTAAAGATAACCCGCAAGATTTACAACAGGCTATCGTTCAGTTTCGAGACAACCCAGAACTGTTGCAGCATTACGCGGCCAATACTCACGCTGCGGTAGAGCAACTGTGCTGGGAAGAGCAGGAGCACAAATTGCTCGAACTTTATCAGCGGGTGCAATCGGCTGTATGA